The Parus major isolate Abel chromosome 5, Parus_major1.1, whole genome shotgun sequence genome contains a region encoding:
- the KATNBL1 gene encoding KATNB1-like protein 1 isoform X1: MASEAHNVKKQKVLHIEGHPIDLPRKRISSSTKKIMKEGKKFPKQLASYTNRVTVGKTVTSPLSLFKVVYCKRKVHCYTPKPCYRKKLCPKSRGRDMANKENELACAGNLPAKLHNSRTHLLNSSDSGSSQTEGPSSKYSAFFSEVSQDHETMAQVLFSRNLRLNVALTFWRRRSISELVAYLVRIQDLGVVVDCLPVLTNSLQEEKPYVSVGCCVDLLPLVKSLLKSKYEEYVIVGLNWLQAVIKRWWSELSAHTEKAEDGNIHILKQQLSVLWEEENHLTLVPGYTGNIAKRLSSQILGCVKACGGTCWWFT; the protein is encoded by the exons ATGGCATCTGAAGCTCACAATgttaaaaaacagaaagtatTGCATATTGAAGGTCATCCCATTGATCTCCCCAGGAAAAGAATCTCTTCTTCCACTAAAAAGATCATGAAGGAG GGTAAGAAATTTCCAAAACAGCTGGCTTCATACACAAACAG AGTAACAGTTGGAAAGACGGTGACCAGTCCCCTCTCTCTTTTCAAAGTGGTATACTGTAAAAGGAAAGTTCATTGTTATACTCCAAAGCCTTGTTACAGAAAGAAACTGTGCCCTAAATCTAGGGGCCGTGACAtggcaaataaagaaaatgaactggCTTGTGCAGGGAATCTGCCAGCAAAACTTCACAACAGTCGTACACACTTGCTGAATTCTAGTGACTCTGGCTCATCTCAAACAGAAGGCCCCTCATCCAAATACAGCGCATTTTTTTCAGAG gTTTCTCAGGACCATGAAACTATGGCTCAAGTTCTTTTCAGCAGGAATCTGAGACTGAACGTGGCTTTAACCTTTTGGAGAAGGAGAAGTATAAGTGAACTGGTAGCCTACTTGGTGAg GATACAGGATCTTGGAGTAGTAGTAGACTGCCTTCCTGTGCTTACGAACAg tttacaggaagaaaaaccGTATGTTTCAGTTGGCTGCTGTGTAGATCTTTTGCCTTTAGTGAAATCTCTGCTTAAAAGCAAATACGAAGA ATATGTGATAGTTGGTCTAAACTGGCTTCAGGCAGTCATTAAAAGATGGTGGTCAGAACTGTCTGCACatacagaaaaggcagaagatgG aaacattcacattttaaagcaacagCTAAGTGTTTTGTGGGAAGAGGAGAATCACCTTACTCTGGTTCCAGGATATACTGGTAATATAGCTAAG
- the KATNBL1 gene encoding KATNB1-like protein 1 isoform X2 produces the protein MASEAHNVKKQKVLHIEGHPIDLPRKRISSSTKKIMKEGKKFPKQLASYTNRVTVGKTVTSPLSLFKVVYCKRKVHCYTPKPCYRKKLCPKSRGRDMANKENELACAGNLPAKLHNSRTHLLNSSDSGSSQTEGPSSKYSAFFSEVSQDHETMAQVLFSRNLRLNVALTFWRRRSISELVAYLVRIQDLGVVVDCLPVLTNSLQEEKPYVSVGCCVDLLPLVKSLLKSKYEEYVIVGLNWLQAVIKRWWSELSAHTEKAEDGNIHILKQQLSVLWEEENHLTLVPGYTGNIAKDVNAYLLQLH, from the exons ATGGCATCTGAAGCTCACAATgttaaaaaacagaaagtatTGCATATTGAAGGTCATCCCATTGATCTCCCCAGGAAAAGAATCTCTTCTTCCACTAAAAAGATCATGAAGGAG GGTAAGAAATTTCCAAAACAGCTGGCTTCATACACAAACAG AGTAACAGTTGGAAAGACGGTGACCAGTCCCCTCTCTCTTTTCAAAGTGGTATACTGTAAAAGGAAAGTTCATTGTTATACTCCAAAGCCTTGTTACAGAAAGAAACTGTGCCCTAAATCTAGGGGCCGTGACAtggcaaataaagaaaatgaactggCTTGTGCAGGGAATCTGCCAGCAAAACTTCACAACAGTCGTACACACTTGCTGAATTCTAGTGACTCTGGCTCATCTCAAACAGAAGGCCCCTCATCCAAATACAGCGCATTTTTTTCAGAG gTTTCTCAGGACCATGAAACTATGGCTCAAGTTCTTTTCAGCAGGAATCTGAGACTGAACGTGGCTTTAACCTTTTGGAGAAGGAGAAGTATAAGTGAACTGGTAGCCTACTTGGTGAg GATACAGGATCTTGGAGTAGTAGTAGACTGCCTTCCTGTGCTTACGAACAg tttacaggaagaaaaaccGTATGTTTCAGTTGGCTGCTGTGTAGATCTTTTGCCTTTAGTGAAATCTCTGCTTAAAAGCAAATACGAAGA ATATGTGATAGTTGGTCTAAACTGGCTTCAGGCAGTCATTAAAAGATGGTGGTCAGAACTGTCTGCACatacagaaaaggcagaagatgG aaacattcacattttaaagcaacagCTAAGTGTTTTGTGGGAAGAGGAGAATCACCTTACTCTGGTTCCAGGATATACTGGTAATATAGCTAAG gaTGTAAATGCTTATTTATTGCAGCTACACTGA